TTCTCGATGATCATCTCCACCAGCTGTACGATAGAGGCGATGACAGCGATGAAGATAAGCAGACTGAAGACACTCAGGTCCACAGTGGCGTACTCCTCACCCAGCCATGAAAGGGCACCGGCCTTGAGCACATGGTTTTCCAGCAGGAAGTTGACAGGCACCGTGATCACCAGTACGAAGGTGACGGCGATACCGAGTCCCAGGGCTGTCTTCACGTTCTTCGATACCGCCAGGAAGGAGCACATCCCCAGGAAGTATGCGAATACCATGTTGTCGACGAACATCGACCGGACAATCAAACTAATTGCATCCATATATATAGTTTTTTTTGTTGTTCAGTTAATTGGTTTCTTCCTGCAAGTCCCTGTTGCGGGCCCGGTGTACCCAGATAATCACCGCCACCAGCATCAGCGCCATCGGTGCCAGCACCATCAGACCGTTGTTCTCGTAACCTGCGTCATACATGAGCTGGGGGATCACCTTGTATCCCAGCAGCTCACCCGAGCCGAGCAGCTCGCGGAAGAAGCCTACGGCCACCAGGATCCAGCCATAGCCGAGCCCGTTGCCGATGCCATCGAGGAAAGAGGGCCAGGGGCCGTTGCCAAGAGCAAACGCCTCGAGACGTCCCATCAGGATACAGTTGGTCACGATCAGTCCCACGAACACCGAGAGCTGCTTGTTCACATCGTAGGCGTAGGCTTTGAGCACCTCACTCACGATGGTCACCAATGAGGCAATCACCACCAGCTGCACGATGATACGGATACGGTTGGGAATGGTCTTGCGCAGTAGGGAGATGATCACATTGGCCAGTGCCATCACGATGGTCACCGCCACCGCCATCACCAGCGAGGGCTCCAGCTTGGAGGTGACCGCTAGCGCGGAACAGATACCGAGCACCTGCACGATCACAGGGTTATTCTTATTCAAGGGACCCAGCAGGGCCGCTTTGGTTTTATTTGATAATGCCATAATCTTACTCTTTTATGTCGACTGACCTCATTGGGCAGTGTTCAGATTCATCAAAAAGTTACTATATTGTCCCACGCTGTTGAGCAGCATCGCATCCACGCCCTTGCTGGTGATGGTCCCACCGGAGATGCCGTCCACGTAGTCACGGCCGGCAGCCGTCTGGCCCGGCTTGACCACTGCCACGGAGCGGAACTGCCCATCCTTGACCAGCTCCTTGCCGGCGAACTGCTGCCGGAAGGAGGGTGTCACAATCTCGGCACCCAGTCCCGGGGTCTCGCCCTGGTGGCCGAACTCGGCACCGTAGATGGTACTGCCGTCAGCTTCCACGGCCAGATATCCCCAGATGGGGCCCCACAATCCCGCACCATCCATCGGGATGATGTACTTCACCGAACCATCCACCTCAGCCTCATAGACCGGCAGACCAGCAGCGCTTTTGTCGCCCAGCTCAGTGGAAAAGGCGGGGTCATCGGGGGTGGTACCCTCACTGCCCTCCACCTTCATCCCGTCGGGGGTGATCAGGTAGGCGTTTTGTACCAGCTCATCATACTTCTGCTGTGCTTCGGCGGCAGAGGCATCAATGTTGAGCGAGCGCAGGATCTGCTGCATCTTGTCGATGTTCACGTTGGCAGTCTGCCGGTCACTCAGGGCCTGATGTGTGAAAGCCAGCCCCAGTGCAACGATGATCACCATCACAGCTGCGTATATTATCGTGTATCCACTGTTTTCTCTGTTCATATCGTTTGATTTATACAATCGTGATGCTTATTCTGTTTCAGTCATTAACCTTTCAATGATGCTGTTGCACGCTTCACACGCCATTTGATGTTGGCATCGATCACGTAGAAGTCGATGAGCGGTGCAAAGGCGTTGATCAGCAGGATCGCCAGCATCATCCCCTCCGGGTAGCCGGGGTTGAAGACACGGATGGCAACCGCTACCATCCCAATCAGGAATCCGTAGATCCACTTCCCTTTCTCAGTGCGGGCCGATGTCACCGGGTCGGTGGCCATGAAGACGGCACCAAAGGCGAAGCCGCCCAGCAGGAAGTGATAGTAGAAGGGCATCTCCATCATGGCATTCTGTGCAAAAGCATTTACCAGCAGGACACTCACTGCACCGCCCACGAAGACGGAGAGCATGGTTTTCCAGCTGCCCACGCCGGTGGCGATCAGGATTAGCGCACCCAGGAGGATGGCGAAGGTGGATACCTCACCCACCGATCCGGGGATGAATCCGAAGAACATGTCACTGATGGAAAGTGGATTGCCGGTGATACCCTGGAAGGTGAACTCACCAAAGCTGCCCGCATCGGTGGTGGCAATCTGTCCCAGCGGTGTAGCACCGGAGTATCCGTCGATCACCGTACCCTTACCCATACCGAAGGTGTCTGCAGTGCGCACCCATACCTGGTCGCCCGACATCTTGGAGGGATAGGAGAAGAAGAGGAAGGCACGCGCGATGAGTGCCACGTTGAAGATGTTGTATCCGGTACCGCCGAACACCTCCTTGGCGAAGATCACCGAGAAGGCAGTGGCCACGGCCACCATCCAGAGGGGTGTGTCGATGGGTACAATCATCGGGATCAGCATCCCGGAGACCAGGAACCCTTCGGCAACCTCTTCCTTTTTCACCTGAGCCATGGCAAACTCGATGCCGAGGCCAACCACGTAGGAGACCACGATCAGCGGCAACATGGCGATCAGCCCGTAGAGGAAGCTGTTGAGCAGCGACATCTCCTGGCCAATGGCCATGTAGTGTTGCAGCCCCACGTTATACATGCCCACCAGCAGTGCCGGCACCAGGGCAAGGATCACGATAATCATGGTGCGCTTGGAGTCGCGTGCATCATGGATATGCACACCCGTCCTTGAAGTGGTGTTGGGTACAAACAGAAACGTCTCAAACGCATCGTAAGTGGAATAGAGCCAATGCAGCTTCCCCCCCTCTTCGAAATTGGGTTTTATCTTGTCAAGATAGTTTTTTAACGCTTTCAAAGTTCTATGTTTTAGTAGTTATTATTCTTTGTTTCCCTCCCGTTACTCCATCTCCTTGCGAAGCATGTCGAGCCCGGTGCGGACAATGTACTGCAGCTCCAGCTTGGAGGTATCGACAAATTCGCAGAGGGCAAAATCCTCGGGAGCCACCTCATAGATGCCAAGTGCCTCCATCTTGTCGATGTTGAAAGCGATGATCGCCTTGATCAACTGCTCGGGATAGATATCCATGGGGAACACCTTATCATACTCGTTGGAGACGATGATGGCGCGGGGACCGCCCAACACACGGGCATCCATCCGGTAGGCTTTCTTCAGCGTGGGATAGGTGCACCCGGCA
This genomic window from Dysgonomonadaceae bacterium zrk40 contains:
- the nqrC gene encoding NADH:ubiquinone reductase (Na(+)-transporting) subunit C, with product MNRENSGYTIIYAAVMVIIVALGLAFTHQALSDRQTANVNIDKMQQILRSLNIDASAAEAQQKYDELVQNAYLITPDGMKVEGSEGTTPDDPAFSTELGDKSAAGLPVYEAEVDGSVKYIIPMDGAGLWGPIWGYLAVEADGSTIYGAEFGHQGETPGLGAEIVTPSFRQQFAGKELVKDGQFRSVAVVKPGQTAAGRDYVDGISGGTITSKGVDAMLLNSVGQYSNFLMNLNTAQ
- a CDS encoding NADH:ubiquinone reductase (Na(+)-transporting) subunit D translates to MALSNKTKAALLGPLNKNNPVIVQVLGICSALAVTSKLEPSLVMAVAVTIVMALANVIISLLRKTIPNRIRIIVQLVVIASLVTIVSEVLKAYAYDVNKQLSVFVGLIVTNCILMGRLEAFALGNGPWPSFLDGIGNGLGYGWILVAVGFFRELLGSGELLGYKVIPQLMYDAGYENNGLMVLAPMALMLVAVIIWVHRARNRDLQEETN
- a CDS encoding NADH:ubiquinone reductase (Na(+)-transporting) subunit B; translation: MKALKNYLDKIKPNFEEGGKLHWLYSTYDAFETFLFVPNTTSRTGVHIHDARDSKRTMIIVILALVPALLVGMYNVGLQHYMAIGQEMSLLNSFLYGLIAMLPLIVVSYVVGLGIEFAMAQVKKEEVAEGFLVSGMLIPMIVPIDTPLWMVAVATAFSVIFAKEVFGGTGYNIFNVALIARAFLFFSYPSKMSGDQVWVRTADTFGMGKGTVIDGYSGATPLGQIATTDAGSFGEFTFQGITGNPLSISDMFFGFIPGSVGEVSTFAILLGALILIATGVGSWKTMLSVFVGGAVSVLLVNAFAQNAMMEMPFYYHFLLGGFAFGAVFMATDPVTSARTEKGKWIYGFLIGMVAVAIRVFNPGYPEGMMLAILLINAFAPLIDFYVIDANIKWRVKRATASLKG
- the nqrE gene encoding NADH:ubiquinone reductase (Na(+)-transporting) subunit E: MDAISLIVRSMFVDNMVFAYFLGMCSFLAVSKNVKTALGLGIAVTFVLVITVPVNFLLENHVLKAGALSWLGEEYATVDLSVFSLLIFIAVIASIVQLVEMIIEKFSPALYASLGIFLPLIAVNCAILGGSLFMQQREFANIGMATAYGFGSGIGWLLAIVGLAAIREKLEYSHVPKPLKGLGITFIVTALMAIGFMSFSGINI